ATTATAAAAAGCGATAATCCTATTCGGTAATTCAATATCCAATCAAATCACTTCTTCTCCTGACAAAAATCCTGTAGAAAAAAGCTCCGAAAACAAAACCCCCTATATGAGCCCACCAGGCTATCCCCCCATAACTGGCTCCCATCGTCAGGGTCATGGTACCATAATAAACCTGTGTCAAAAACCAGAACCCCATAAATACAAATGCCGGAAGAGTTGTGATATAGGGAAAGATAAATATCGGAATCATAGTTAAAACTCTGGCCGAAGGAAATAAAAAAGCATAGGCGGCCATCACACCAGCTACAGCACCAGAAGCTCCTATAACCGGTATAATGGAATTTATATTGAAGTACATATGCGTCGAGGAAGCAGCCAATCCACTAAGAAGATAAAAAATCAAAAACGAAATTCTTCCCATTCTATCCTCAACATTGTCACCAAAAAGAGCCAGAATCCACATATTAACTATCAAATGCCCCAGGCCTCCGTGCATAAACATGGAAGTGAAGATCGTATGAAATTCCCCCGCAGGATTCTGCCTGAAATAGATGGGAATCAACCCATAAGTCTCAATTACTCGATGAAGAGTGACCTCCGGCAGCCTGGCCTGCTGGATATAGATAATAATGTTTATCGAAATTATTAACCCTGTAGCCAGAGGAATTTTTTGCCTGGGAACATCATCTCTTAAGGGTAGCATATTATATTTTCTCTCCCAAGATTTAATACGACTTCTCTAACCCATAATAAAATCCATCAGATCGATATATCTTTTATCAAAACACGGGTGGAAATGAAGAGTAAAATATATTATTCTTGTCTAAAGAGGACAATGAAAATTAATTATTAAGTTTATTAGGAGGTAATACTATGGTATCGGAGTCTGGACTAGATATCAAGCAGATCAAAAAGGATTTAAAGCTAATTCTGGAAGATATGATAGAATTATCAAAATTTAAAGCTGAAAATGTGATAGTCATCGGCTGCAGCACCAGCGAAATAGCCGGAGCAAATATCGGAAAAAGCTCCCGGCCAGAACTGGCCCGAAAAATATTTCCGATAATAAAGTCTAAATTATATGAGGAAAACTTAAATCTCGCGTTTCAGTGCTGCGAACATCTCAACAGGGCCCTGGTAACCGATAAAAAAATTGCGGAGAACAGAAATCTGCCGGTGGTAACTGTCATACCTCATAAAAATGCAGGAGGTGCTCTGGCAGCTGAAGCTTATAATCAGCTGGAAAATCCGGTGGTGGTGGAAAAAATAAAAGCGGAAGGTGGAATCGATATAGGAGATACCTTCATAGGCATGCATCTCAGAGAAGTCGCAGTTCCCATACGCAGTCGGCTTAATTATCTGGGGGAAGCTCATGTAACTCTGGCCAAAACCAGGCCAAAACTGATAGGTGGAAAAAGAGCTCACTATCCCGAATAAGAAAAATATCTTTGAAATATCAAAACCCCAAAATAGATTGAATAGTAACCGCAAAAATTAAAATGGGGTGGATGAAGGGATTCGAACCCTCGACCTCAGGATCCACAATCCTGCGCTCTAACCCCTGAGCTACATCCACCACATAAATATACTCATTAATTATCTTTTCCACTGTAAATTATACCCTGATTAAAAGCTTTTGTCAAGGATTGATTAAGAAAAATTAAAGCTTTGCTTGTGATGGAGATGTCTGAATGATTTCCACAAACATTTCGGCCAATTCAGGGTCAAACTGCGTTCCTGCACATTTATTTATTTCTTCTAAAGCTTCATCATTGCTCATAGCTTCTTTATAAGGTCTACCAGCAGTCATCACATCATAGGCATCTACAATGGAAATTATTCTGGATAAAAGAGGTATTTCATCACCTTCTAACCCTACAGGATAGCCGCTGCCGTTCCAGTGTTCGTGGTGATAAAGAATTGCCGGGGCGATAGGAGAAAACTCCTCGGTTGCCGATGCTATTTTATAACCCATCTCGGGGTGTTCTTTTATAATCTGCCATTCTTCTTCTGTTAAATCACCATTCCTGGTTAAAATATCTTCGGAAATTGTAACTTTACCTATATCATGAAGAGTAGCAACCAGCGTGAGGTCATTAACTTGCTCACTGTTTAAGTCGGCCTCATTTCCCAATTCATGAGCAAGCTCGGTCATTCTCATCGAATGCTCTCTTGTCTCTGCGCTTTTTGCTTCCAGAGTTGCCAGCATATTCTGTACCAGCTTATTTTCCGCACTTCGCGACTTTGTTAATTTATCTTTATACATTCTTTCATCGGCTCTATTAAAAACAGTTTCGAATGAGATTTCTTCTTTCTTATTAGCTGCAAGGCCAATACCTAATGTAATCGGTATATCTTTGAATTCTGCCTCTTCAGATGCACTCTCAATTCTTTCTATGATTTCTTCGGCCATTTCCCTATCTGTCTGAGGTAATAGGATGACAAATTCATCGCCAGCCCAGCGCGCCACCAAATCTTCACTTCTGGTAATATTCCGTAATATTTCCGAGACTTTTATTAAATATTTGTCCCCTACATCGTGTCCATAGGTATCGTTGACTATTTTGAGACCATTGACATCACAGTATATTAAACTGATAGGATGCTGTCTTTCTGTATCCAGGCGCTCCATCTCTTTCTCCATAAAAGTGCGGTTATATAAATCTGTCAGGTCATCATGAAAGCTCATGTATTTTAATTGCTCTTTTCGTTTTTTTCTCGCGGTTATATCCTGGACAAAAGCTAATTCATACTTCTTATCTTTATACTGCAAATAACGGCTTATCACTTCAGCCGGAAATTTTTTCCCAGCTTTTCTTATCAGCTGTGTCTCCAGCTTGTCATGCTTTTTTTCATTAATCCTCTGCCACTCCTTGTCATGATTTTCTGTCTGAAAGTTCGGGTCTATATCAGCAACTTTCATACCAACTAACTCATCTTTTGAGTAACTCAAAATTTCACAGGCTCTATCATTGGCATATTCAAATTCGCCTTCAGGGGTCACCCAAAAAACTCCCACAGGGGCTTTATCCACAGAAAATTGTGTTAGTTTGAGATCTTCTTCCCTTTTCTTCCTCTCGGTTATATCCCTGACAAATTCTACTATACCTGTAACTTCTCCTGTATCCTCTTCAATCATGGGATAGCTAAAAAGCTCTAAATGTTGAGATTCAGAGTCTTCCAGCCCGGGAACTATTTCTTTTTCTACCTCTCCACTCTCCAGAGCACGCAGAGTAGGACATTCTTCGCAGGGCTCATTCTTATTGCGATATACCTGATGACATTTTTTGCCTTCCAAGGGAGCATTTTCACTATACAATCTCTTCATAGTATCGTTGGCATATCTTATTGTTAAATCAGGGTCCAGAACAGAGATTCCGTCCTGGATGCTTGCCAGTATTGCTTCCAGATAGTTTTTGGTTTTTTGTAATTCCTCTCTATTTCTTTTTAATTCAGTAATATCATCGTATATAGTATAAGCACCTTCTATCTCATTTTCAGTAACTATAGGCACACCATGGAATAAATACTCTCCAGGATTGCCTTCTTTGTCATAACGAGTACCTTCACCTCTTTTTTTATTGCCGCGAAGAAATTCATTTGTTGCCTCTCTGTCAGCATAACCTTCTTTACCCCATTCCAAAACATCATCTAAATGCTCTCCCTTTATCTCCGATAATTGATAGCCAAAACAATTTTTAAATTCTTCATTAATATCAACAATTTTACCCTCATCATCAAGCATGGCTGTAGCAGAAGTGTTATTTTCAAAAAGAGATTCAAAACGTTCTTTTTCCTTACTTAGCTCCCTTTCAGACTTTTTGCGTTCGGTGATATCTCTGGATATCCCTTCCACTCTTACTGGCTTATCATTCTCATTATATATCATTTTGGCTTTATCCTGGACCCATTTTATATTGCCATCTTTAGTTATTACTCTATTTTCCTTTACTGCTCTGCCTTTTTCTTGAACCTCTTTTAATACCTTTTCATCCAGGTGTCTATCCTCAGGGTGAGTTGCCTTCTTCCACAATTCAGGATCTTCTCTAAATTCCTCAGGAGAGTAGCCATATATATCTTCAGCGGCAGAATTTATAAATTCAACGCTTAGATCAGGCCATGATAAAGACCAGATTACATCATCTGTATTATTTAAAATATTATTGAGTTTCTCTTTATTATTTTTTAATTCTTTTTCTGTTTTCTTTCTTTCAGCTATATCTTCATGCATCACTGCAGCTTTATTTTCTGCAAATGTCTGTACCTTAAGCTTAAACCAGCGTATTTCCTCAGCTAAATGACAGGGGTATTCCAGAAAAAAGTTATCCATCTCTCCAGCCAGCACTGCCTCTATACCCTCAGCTGCTTTTCTCGCTGTTTCAGCCCCTTCTCCTTCGGCATTTCTTGCTATCTTTAAATAATCTTCTCCCAGGCCATAATTATCCCAGGCCATATCATTGGCCCGGGCAAACTCTATCCAGGCTTTGTTTATATATATAATTTTTCCTTTTTCATCCAAAATTGCTGCATTTTCATCCATTGTATCAATAAAAGATAAAAATTCTTTGCTTATCTCATAATCATCAGAGAGTAGTTTTATGGAATTGGTTTCCATATCATCACCTCTTTTGCAGGTTAGGGCAACTCCAATAATTCATAAAATTTTTACTAAAATTAAACATGAAGGGGGCTGGATCTGAATATTCTGATCAGTTAAAAAAATCCTGGCCCTTTGCTGCTTGAATTTGAGGTCTGGTATTAATTCTCATACAATATCTCTTCGGCAGCTAATATATAAATCAACTCATTCTTAATCTTATTAATTTCCATCTCAGTCTCAATATCTGAGTTTATTTTTGATCCCCTATCTGACTTTATATTTGTATCATGGCGATCTTTATTTTTTGCAGTATCTAATTTAACTATTTTAGAGGATGGCCTTCCTCCAATAATTTCTTTCATCATCATTTTGTATTCCTCTTGATTTTCAGGATTATCTCTTACCAGATGATAGAATTTCATCAAGATATCTTCCGTGCTCATCTCAAAAAGCTCCATATATTCTTCCAGCGAATCGCTCTCTTCTTCCAATAAATATATTATTTGCTCTGCAAGCTTTTTGATCAATTTTTCCTGATCTATAGTATTTTCCATGAGTATTCTCCCCTTACTCTCCATTTATACTCTTGCTGCTCAGGCATATATGCTATTATAACGTGTATATAAGCCTCTCTCACGGCTTCAATTTCTTTTATGATGTAAATAATGCACATGGGTTATTAAATCAACAGAGATGGTTTTAAGGGCAATAGAGATGACATTTATTTTGTCAATTATAATGGAGTACTGGCCAATAAGTTAAAATTTCTGCAGTGATTGCTTCTGAAATGTATTCTTTTCATATAATTCAATATGCTTTCAGTAAAACCTTCTCAATTTACAAATTGAGAAGGATAATAGGGCAATCAACTCTAACCATCTATAAAATATAGATCTTTGCCACTAATTTTCCCGGGAGTATTCTTCATTCTATAAAAACAATAAAAATTAACCCCCTGTCTTGATGATCTCAAACAGGAGGATAAATAATAGACTATTCATATTCAATTTAGCTTTGATCAGCCAGAAGAATAACTTATTTATGTCGATCATCAATAAAAATATTCTTTATCTTTTCCGCTGTAAATTATACTTGGCTTAAAAGATTTTATCAAAGATTGATCTGCAAAAATAACAGCTTTTTTTAAATCATCATATTTCATATTTACAGCTCATCATTTTGGGCCATATCAATAAATTCAGCGACCAGCCGCGGATCAAACTGACTGCCTGCACATCTTTCCAGCTCCTGCAGCACCTCTTTCCTGCTCATAGGTTCCTTATACGGCCTTCCATTTGCCATTACATCATAGGCATCGACGATGGAGATGATCCTTGATAAAAGAGGTATGTCATCGCCCTGCAGACCCTCAGGATACCCGCCTCCATCCCAGCGCTCATGATGAGCCAGTATTTCATCGGCTACCGAAGAAAAATCATCACAGGAAAGCGCTATCTTGTACCCGATATGAGGATGTTCTTTAATGCGTTCCCATTCTTCTTCATTCAAATTTTCAGGTTTTGTAAGAATATCTTCAGAAATATTAACCTTGCCGATATCATGCAGGGTGGCAAGCAGGGAAAGGTTATTCAATTGATTATTTGAAAGGCCAATTCTTTCTCCCAGTTTTATCGCCATTACCGCCAGGCGGTTGGTATGAGCTTCAGTTTCTGGACTTTTAGCTTCCAGAGAGGATAGTAAGCTTTTTAATATTTTATTGGTGGCACTTTTTTGAGCTGTTAATTTATCCTGATACATTCTGTCATCGGCTTCATTTAAAACTTCAAATATATCCTGATCTTTATCTTCTTTAACAGCATAGCCCACACCTAAAGAGACCGGCAGCCTATCGCTCTCTGTTTTTTTGCACTTTTCTTTTATTCTGCTGAGTATATCCTCAGCCTCCGATTCACCGGTTTTGGGCAGCAATATACTGAATTCATCGCCACCCCAGCGGGCCAGAATATCTTCTTTCCTGAATACATCCTGCAGCAGATCTGCAGTCTTAACAAGCAGTTCATCTCCATATTTATGCCCAAAGCTGTCATTTATTAGTTTCATGCCATTTATATCGATAATAAAAATACAGAGAGGCAGCTGCCTTTCTGTATCCAGGCGTATCATTTCCTCTTCAAAAAATCTTCTGTTATATAATTTAGTGAGGTGGTCATGAAACAGAAGATAATTGATTCTTTCCTCTTTTTCTTTCCTATCAGTTATATCTCTGGCCGCGCAAAGAATCTTTTGGTTTCCCTTTACCCAAATCTTTTGAGCATTGATTTTCACAGGAACTTCATTTCCGCGACCGGTATAAAAATCAGCGGTGAATAAAGTTTCTTCATTTTTATCAATAACTCTGATCAGCTCACTTATACCTTCATCGGACATGAATTTTTCCGGAGACTCATTCTTTAAAGATTTATTATCATATTTGAGATTTTTCAACAGTTTATTATTTATTTCGCTTATTTTAAAACTACGATCTTTTTCATCGACAATATCAAGTAGAAATACCATGTCATTGAGACTGTCAAATATATATCTATATTTGTTTTTCAGAGCCCTGTTTTCTTCATATAATTTTTTGTTTTTGACTAAATTTTTCGCCCTCGCCAGCAGTATATTTTTAGATACAGGCAGGTTAATGACATCATCAGCAATCTCAAACAAATACTGTGCTGCCTTATCTTTTTCTTTTTTAAGACAGATAACCGGAGTAAAAGCATTTTTGTCCGCTTTTAATTTCTTTATCCTGGATTTATATTCTTTAAAATAGCCAAGGTCAAATATTAATAAGTCACAGTCTTTAAAATTTACTGAATTATCAGAAAAAATGGTAAAACTACCGCTCAGCAAATTCTGAATGAGTTTTCTGTCTTTTTGATTGGACACCATCAATTTGATTTTTGTTCGGTTATCAGCCATGATTGCTTAATTCCTTTCCG
The sequence above is drawn from the Halarsenatibacter silvermanii genome and encodes:
- a CDS encoding PAS domain S-box protein, with product METNSIKLLSDDYEISKEFLSFIDTMDENAAILDEKGKIIYINKAWIEFARANDMAWDNYGLGEDYLKIARNAEGEGAETARKAAEGIEAVLAGEMDNFFLEYPCHLAEEIRWFKLKVQTFAENKAAVMHEDIAERKKTEKELKNNKEKLNNILNNTDDVIWSLSWPDLSVEFINSAAEDIYGYSPEEFREDPELWKKATHPEDRHLDEKVLKEVQEKGRAVKENRVITKDGNIKWVQDKAKMIYNENDKPVRVEGISRDITERKKSERELSKEKERFESLFENNTSATAMLDDEGKIVDINEEFKNCFGYQLSEIKGEHLDDVLEWGKEGYADREATNEFLRGNKKRGEGTRYDKEGNPGEYLFHGVPIVTENEIEGAYTIYDDITELKRNREELQKTKNYLEAILASIQDGISVLDPDLTIRYANDTMKRLYSENAPLEGKKCHQVYRNKNEPCEECPTLRALESGEVEKEIVPGLEDSESQHLELFSYPMIEEDTGEVTGIVEFVRDITERKKREEDLKLTQFSVDKAPVGVFWVTPEGEFEYANDRACEILSYSKDELVGMKVADIDPNFQTENHDKEWQRINEKKHDKLETQLIRKAGKKFPAEVISRYLQYKDKKYELAFVQDITARKKRKEQLKYMSFHDDLTDLYNRTFMEKEMERLDTERQHPISLIYCDVNGLKIVNDTYGHDVGDKYLIKVSEILRNITRSEDLVARWAGDEFVILLPQTDREMAEEIIERIESASEEAEFKDIPITLGIGLAANKKEEISFETVFNRADERMYKDKLTKSRSAENKLVQNMLATLEAKSAETREHSMRMTELAHELGNEADLNSEQVNDLTLVATLHDIGKVTISEDILTRNGDLTEEEWQIIKEHPEMGYKIASATEEFSPIAPAILYHHEHWNGSGYPVGLEGDEIPLLSRIISIVDAYDVMTAGRPYKEAMSNDEALEEINKCAGTQFDPELAEMFVEIIQTSPSQAKL
- a CDS encoding sensor domain-containing diguanylate cyclase/phosphohydrolase, with the translated sequence MADNRTKIKLMVSNQKDRKLIQNLLSGSFTIFSDNSVNFKDCDLLIFDLGYFKEYKSRIKKLKADKNAFTPVICLKKEKDKAAQYLFEIADDVINLPVSKNILLARAKNLVKNKKLYEENRALKNKYRYIFDSLNDMVFLLDIVDEKDRSFKISEINNKLLKNLKYDNKSLKNESPEKFMSDEGISELIRVIDKNEETLFTADFYTGRGNEVPVKINAQKIWVKGNQKILCAARDITDRKEKEERINYLLFHDHLTKLYNRRFFEEEMIRLDTERQLPLCIFIIDINGMKLINDSFGHKYGDELLVKTADLLQDVFRKEDILARWGGDEFSILLPKTGESEAEDILSRIKEKCKKTESDRLPVSLGVGYAVKEDKDQDIFEVLNEADDRMYQDKLTAQKSATNKILKSLLSSLEAKSPETEAHTNRLAVMAIKLGERIGLSNNQLNNLSLLATLHDIGKVNISEDILTKPENLNEEEWERIKEHPHIGYKIALSCDDFSSVADEILAHHERWDGGGYPEGLQGDDIPLLSRIISIVDAYDVMANGRPYKEPMSRKEVLQELERCAGSQFDPRLVAEFIDMAQNDEL
- a CDS encoding rhomboid family intramembrane serine protease, which translates into the protein MLPLRDDVPRQKIPLATGLIISINIIIYIQQARLPEVTLHRVIETYGLIPIYFRQNPAGEFHTIFTSMFMHGGLGHLIVNMWILALFGDNVEDRMGRISFLIFYLLSGLAASSTHMYFNINSIIPVIGASGAVAGVMAAYAFLFPSARVLTMIPIFIFPYITTLPAFVFMGFWFLTQVYYGTMTLTMGASYGGIAWWAHIGGFVFGAFFYRIFVRRRSDLIGY
- a CDS encoding TIGR01440 family protein, translating into MVSESGLDIKQIKKDLKLILEDMIELSKFKAENVIVIGCSTSEIAGANIGKSSRPELARKIFPIIKSKLYEENLNLAFQCCEHLNRALVTDKKIAENRNLPVVTVIPHKNAGGALAAEAYNQLENPVVVEKIKAEGGIDIGDTFIGMHLREVAVPIRSRLNYLGEAHVTLAKTRPKLIGGKRAHYPE